From the genome of Acidihalobacter aeolianus:
TCCACCTCTCCAGGAATCTCGAAATCCTCGTGGCTGCGGTTGCGCTCGATTTCGTGGGCCTGGCGCTCGATATACCCGGCGTACTTGGCCTGGATCTCGACCTGCTCGATCACGCGCTCATCATCGCTTGCGCACTGGTACAGACCTGCCTCGGAGAGATCGCGCAGGCGAACACCCGGACGCCGCAGGAGGTCCATCACGTACACGGGTTCCGCGGGTACCTGACCGATGCGTTCGACGATGGCTATGTGTGTGCAATCGGCTGGCGTCAGGCGCACATCCCGCGCCCGCGCCTGTTCGCGCTCGATCGCCTCAAGCTTGCGTTCGAACGCCTGCCAGCGACCGTCGTCGATCAGGCCGAGCTCCCTGGCTATCGGCGTCAGGCGCAGATCTGCATTGTCCTCACGCAACGTCAGTCGGTATTCCGCCCTACTCGTGAACATGCGATAGGGCTCCTGCGTACCTTGCGTGACGAGATCATCAACCAGTACGCCGAGATAGGCCTCGCTGCGCGTGGGCCACCATGGCTTCTCCCCGCGCTGTGCACGCACTGCATTGATTCCGGCCAGCAAACCCTGTGCCGCTGCTTCTTCGTAGCCGGTGGTCCCATTGACCTGTCCGGCCAGGAAGAGGCCTGGAAGTGCCCGCGACTGCAACCCCGGCTCCAGTCCGCGTGGGTCGAAGAAGTCATATTCGATCGCATAGCCCGGGCGTGTGATATGCGCTTGCTCGAATCCATGGATACTGCGGACCAATTCGAGCTGTACATCAAACGGTAGGCTGGTTGAGATTCCGTTCGGGTACACCTCATGGGTATCGAGCCCCTCGGGCTCAACGAAAATCTGATGCGAATCGCGATCGCCGAAACGCACGATCTTGTCTTCGATGGACGGGCAGTAACGTGGACCGATACCCTCGATCTGACCCGTGAACAACGGCGAACGGTGCATGGCCGCGCGGATCAACTCGTGCGTGTGTGGATTTGTGCGCGCGATATGACAGACGACCTGCGGTGGATGCTCCGTACGCGCACCCATGAACGAGAAGACCGGTCTGGGTTCGTCGCCGGGCTGCACTTCGAGAACGCTGAAATCGATGCTTCGGCCGTCGATGCGTGGTGGTGTGCCGGTCTTGAGCCGACCGACACCGAGCGGCAGTTCACGTAGCCTCGCTGCCAGCGTAGTCGCTGGCGCGTCTCCTGCGCGACCGCCATCACGCTGATGTTCACCGACATGGATGCGCCCGGCCAGGAATGTTCCGGCCGTGAGTACCACCGCACCTGCAGCGATACGCATACCCATTTGGGTGATCACACCGACAACACGTTCACCTTCTAGAATCAGATCATCCACCGCCTGCTGAAAAACATCGAGTCTCGGCTGGGACTCGACGGCCGCGCGCACGGCGGCTCGGTAACGTGTACGATCCGCTTGCGCGCGCGTCGCGCGCACAGCAGGTCCCTTGCGCGCGTTCAGCGTGCGGAAATGGATTCCAGCACGATCTGCGGCCCGCGCCATCATCCCTCCCATCGCATCGATTTCCTTGACGAGGTGACCCTTGCCGATGCCGCCGATGGCCGGGTTACAGCTCATCTGGCCGATGGTTTCGATGTTGTGGGTCAATAGCAAGGTGCGCGCACTCATCCGCGCCGCTGCCAGTGCGGCCTCGGTTCCGGCATGCCCGCCGCCAACCACGATGACCTCGTAATAGTTTTGCATTGCCTCAACCCTGCCCGCACGACGGCAAATCTGATTATTCTCGGGCAAGCATCCGGCAGCGTCAAAATGCCCGAATTCCCAACTCTACTTGCCGATACAGAATGTCGCGAAAATTTCGCCCAGCAACTGGTCCGCGCTGATCCGGCCGGTAATCGAGCCCAGGTGCTCTTGTGCCTGTCTGAGTTCTTCGGCCATCAACTCAACGCCGGTTGCGTGAACGGCAAGCGAATGTGCTCGCTCCAAAGCCTCCAGACATTGTTCCAGAGCGCGTACCTGTCTTGCACGTGCGGTGAAAACGGTCTCGTCTGTACCCGGCCCGCCCATCCGGCGGATCACCTCAGTAACAAGGATATCTATCCCGCTGCCCGTCAATGCTGAAATGGCGAAGATATTCCGGGCACTATCAAAACCTGGAGATTCGCCGCTAACGTCGATCTTGTTTCTTACCTTCAACAAACAGGCCGAAGCCGGCAGCTCGACCAGAAGTTGGTCTGAGGCCGGCGTTTCCGCGGTGTCGAGCAACAACGCAACATCCGCATTGGCCAAGGCACGCCTCGCGCGTGCCACGCCCTCGCGCTCAACCGGGTCATCAGTATCGCGAATACCAGCTGTATCGATAACCTGTACGGGCATGCCCTGCACAACGAGGTCGGTATGCAACAGATCACGAGTCGTGCCCGCGACTGGAGTCACGATCGCCCGATCCTCACCGGCGAGCCGGTTCAGCAGGCTTGATTTACCGACGTTGGGTGCA
Proteins encoded in this window:
- the mnmG gene encoding tRNA uridine-5-carboxymethylaminomethyl(34) synthesis enzyme MnmG, coding for MQNYYEVIVVGGGHAGTEAALAAARMSARTLLLTHNIETIGQMSCNPAIGGIGKGHLVKEIDAMGGMMARAADRAGIHFRTLNARKGPAVRATRAQADRTRYRAAVRAAVESQPRLDVFQQAVDDLILEGERVVGVITQMGMRIAAGAVVLTAGTFLAGRIHVGEHQRDGGRAGDAPATTLAARLRELPLGVGRLKTGTPPRIDGRSIDFSVLEVQPGDEPRPVFSFMGARTEHPPQVVCHIARTNPHTHELIRAAMHRSPLFTGQIEGIGPRYCPSIEDKIVRFGDRDSHQIFVEPEGLDTHEVYPNGISTSLPFDVQLELVRSIHGFEQAHITRPGYAIEYDFFDPRGLEPGLQSRALPGLFLAGQVNGTTGYEEAAAQGLLAGINAVRAQRGEKPWWPTRSEAYLGVLVDDLVTQGTQEPYRMFTSRAEYRLTLREDNADLRLTPIARELGLIDDGRWQAFERKLEAIEREQARARDVRLTPADCTHIAIVERIGQVPAEPVYVMDLLRRPGVRLRDLSEAGLYQCASDDERVIEQVEIQAKYAGYIERQAHEIERNRSHEDFEIPGEVDYASVPGLSIEVRQKLNHQRPATLGQASRISGVTPAAISLLLVHLRRLQGEKRSA